The Anabas testudineus chromosome 14, fAnaTes1.2, whole genome shotgun sequence genome includes a region encoding these proteins:
- the bckdk gene encoding 3-methyl-2-oxobutanoate dehydrogenase [lipoamide] kinase, mitochondrial — translation MRPGLASKAVEMLTGATRGVRPRFGSLLLAPATKTVPLMSNTDNRRFRSTSSMQGFSELARERSKTVTSFYNQSAIDASAEKASVRLTLATLLYSGKSADGHHILSSAKYLHKELPVRIAHRIKGFRNLPFIIGCNPTILQVHELYIRAYHMLSDFPPITDQDVAVRFCKLVQQLLDDHKDVVTMLAQGFRECRRHIQDEAIVRNFLDTTLCSRLGIRMLATHHLALHEENPDFVGIICRRLSPKKIIEKWVDFARRLCEHQYGNSPRVRINGHVAARFPFIPLPLDYILPELLKNAMRATMESHLDTPYNVPDVVVTIANNDIDFIIRISDRGGGIPHNIIDKVMDYHFSTAEESAQDPRMSNLFNTITNSGNHSSPMHGFGFGLPTSRAYAEYLGGSLSIQSMQGIGTDVYLRLRHIDGKGESFRV, via the exons ATGCGTCCTGGACTGGCGAGTAAAGCCGTAGAGATGCTGACCGGCGCTACCCGCGGGGTGAGGCCGCGGTTCGGCAGCCTCTTGCTGGCCCCGGCTACAAAAACAGTGCCGCTGATGTCAAACACGGACAACCGGAGATTTCGCTCCACGTCCTCCATGCAGGGGTTCTCAGAGTTGGCGAGGGAGCGGTCAAAGACGGTGACATCGTTTTACAACCAGTCAGCAATTGACGCCTCGGCAGAAAAG GCCTCGGTGCGGCTGACTTTAGCCACCCTGCTGTATTCTGGGAAGTCTGCTGACGGACACCACATCTTG AGCAGTGCCAAGTACCTACACAAAGAGCTGCCTGTACGAATTGCCCATCGAATCAAAGGTTTCCGTAATTTGCCCTTCATCATTGGCTGCAACCCCACCATCCTTCAAGTg CATGAACTGTACATCAGAGCCTACCACATGCTTAGTGACTTTCCCCCG ATAACGGATCAGGACGTGGCGGTCCGTTTCTGTAAGctggtgcagcagctgctggacgACCACAAAGACGTGGTCACTATGCTGGCACAGGGCTTCAGGGAGTGTCGCAGACACATCCAG GATGAGGCAATCGTCCGAAACTTCCTGGATACAACGTTGTGCTCCCGTCTGGGAATCCGAATGCTGGCCACGCACCATCTTGCCCTCCATGAAGAAaac CCTGATTTCGTTGGGATCATATGCAGGCGTCTCTCGCCCAAAAAGATCATTGAGAAGTGGGTGGATTTTGCCAG ACGCCTGTGTGAGCACCAGTACGGTAACTCACCCAGGGTGAGGATTAACGGGCACGTGGCAGCTCGCTTCCCTTTCATCCCTCTGCCTCTGGATTACATCCTCCCTGAGCTCCTCAAGAATGCCATGAG GGCTACAATGGAAAGCCATCTGGACACGCCATACAATGTGCCCGATGTGGTTGTCACCATTGCCAATAATGACATTGATTTTATAATCAG GATCTCAGACCGTGGTGGCGGGATACCTCACAATATAATAGACAAGGTGATGGACTACCACTTCAGCACAGCTGAGGAGAGCGCACAGGATCCGCGCATGAGCAACCTCTTCAACACCATTACCAACAGTGGAAACCACTCCAGCCCTATGCATGG GTTTGGCTTTGGCTTGCCCACGTCTAGGGCCTACGCTGAGTACTTGGGCGGCTCGCTGTCCATACAGTCTATGCAGGGCATTGGCACCGACGTCTACCTGCGTCTGCGCCACATTGACGGTAAAGGCGAGAGCTTCAGAGTGTAA